The following proteins are co-located in the Brevibacillus laterosporus DSM 25 genome:
- a CDS encoding Ku protein, with amino-acid sequence MHTVWKGSISFGLVNIPVRMFTATEDRDIRFRQLHKECHTPIRYSKVCPTCDREVTSDEIIKGYEYEKGNFAMIQEEDLDKIAPETKRAIEIVDFVQLSEIDPIYFDKSYYLSPQETGEKAYSLLRVALQQTGKIAIARITLRNKESLAVLRIYENGMVLETIFYPDEVRSLAQVPALPQADAPLVESELAMAIQLVESMSRPFHPEHYQDTYRQHLQELIQKKLEGKEVATAPSAPRANVIDLMQALKESLAQAETPPDLATKETKENRDIVERYPEPRPIAQNPKKKGRASATTATTELSPDTSSTTVTKALRRKKTQTPTSN; translated from the coding sequence ATGCACACCGTTTGGAAAGGTTCCATTAGTTTTGGTTTGGTCAACATCCCTGTGCGTATGTTTACAGCAACGGAAGATCGAGATATTCGGTTTCGTCAATTGCATAAGGAGTGCCACACGCCGATTCGGTACTCCAAGGTTTGCCCGACATGTGATCGTGAAGTAACTTCCGATGAAATCATAAAAGGATACGAATATGAAAAAGGTAATTTTGCTATGATTCAAGAGGAAGATTTAGACAAGATTGCCCCAGAAACAAAACGGGCTATTGAAATTGTCGATTTTGTTCAGTTGTCCGAAATCGACCCAATTTACTTTGATAAAAGCTACTATCTCTCCCCACAGGAAACGGGAGAAAAAGCTTATTCCCTACTAAGAGTCGCTCTACAACAGACAGGTAAAATTGCAATCGCTAGAATCACTTTACGTAATAAAGAAAGCTTGGCCGTATTACGTATATACGAAAACGGTATGGTGTTAGAAACGATCTTTTATCCAGATGAGGTACGCTCTTTAGCTCAAGTACCAGCTCTCCCTCAAGCTGATGCCCCCTTAGTCGAGAGTGAGCTAGCTATGGCCATTCAATTAGTCGAAAGCATGTCTCGTCCCTTCCATCCTGAACATTACCAAGATACGTACCGACAACATTTACAAGAACTCATTCAGAAAAAGCTGGAAGGTAAAGAAGTGGCAACGGCTCCTTCCGCACCACGAGCCAATGTCATTGATCTCATGCAGGCGTTAAAAGAAAGCTTGGCACAAGCTGAAACACCACCAGACTTGGCTACGAAAGAAACAAAAGAGAACCGTGACATAGTGGAACGTTATCCTGAACCACGCCCTATAGCTCAGAACCCCAAAAAGAAAGGTAGAGCATCTGCGACTACGGCTACAACAGAGCTGTCTCCTGATACCAGCTCAACTACCGTAACAAAAGCCCTACGACGCAAAAAAACACAAACACCGACTTCTAATTAA
- a CDS encoding glutathione peroxidase → MSIFNFSVQTMNEETVSLERYKGKVLLIVNTASKCGFTPQYTDLQKLYDRYQDQGLEILGFPCNQFEQQEPGNNKEIAQFCELNYGVKFPVFAKTDVKGTNASPLFRYLCQEIPFAGFDESQASGRLLHMFLQEKFPETLMDDSIKWNFTKFLVDREGNVVDRFESPIEPMDLETPIKNLL, encoded by the coding sequence TTGAGCATATTTAACTTTTCCGTACAAACGATGAATGAGGAAACAGTGTCATTAGAACGTTATAAAGGTAAGGTTTTACTCATTGTTAATACAGCTAGCAAATGTGGCTTTACACCTCAATATACAGATTTACAAAAGCTGTACGATCGTTACCAGGACCAAGGCTTAGAAATTTTAGGATTTCCTTGCAATCAATTTGAGCAACAAGAACCAGGAAATAACAAGGAAATTGCTCAGTTTTGCGAGTTAAATTATGGAGTGAAATTCCCTGTATTTGCAAAAACGGATGTAAAGGGAACGAATGCGAGCCCACTATTCCGCTACCTATGTCAGGAAATTCCGTTTGCTGGTTTTGATGAGTCACAGGCATCTGGTCGGCTTTTACATATGTTTTTGCAAGAAAAGTTTCCTGAGACATTGATGGATGACTCCATAAAATGGAATTTCACAAAATTTTTAGTGGATCGTGAAGGGAATGTAGTGGACCGTTTTGAGTCGCCAATTGAGCCAATGGATTTGGAAACCCCAATTAAGAATTTATTATAG
- a CDS encoding YhbD family protein: MLRSFTQNKISSLYKEVTPINQELLSKKELLEQTGISYGQLYRWKRKNLIPEDWFIRKSTFTGQETFFPKQEILHRVNKILSMKDDLSLDELADMFSPIPLNHSISRQSILSRNIVTPISLQLYEESFDQQQEYPFEIVLSLYTVDQLLLSGECSQEEAKTVLRTYAANYASLQGKATELILVRKMGMSICLFTMSPDEIYWEEHARIVARLSLPVLLENLKQKWDILKEEL; this comes from the coding sequence ATGTTACGATCATTTACACAAAATAAAATATCATCCTTATATAAGGAGGTCACCCCGATTAATCAGGAATTGCTTTCAAAAAAAGAATTGTTAGAGCAAACCGGAATCTCCTATGGTCAGCTTTACCGCTGGAAACGAAAAAATTTAATTCCCGAGGACTGGTTTATTCGTAAATCAACCTTTACAGGGCAAGAGACTTTTTTTCCTAAACAAGAAATCCTTCATCGAGTGAACAAAATTCTAAGCATGAAAGATGATCTGTCACTGGATGAATTGGCAGATATGTTCTCACCCATTCCCTTAAATCATTCAATCAGCCGGCAAAGCATCCTTTCACGAAACATTGTTACACCAATTTCACTTCAGCTATATGAAGAATCTTTTGATCAACAGCAGGAATATCCTTTTGAAATAGTCCTATCCTTGTACACTGTTGATCAATTACTTCTCAGTGGTGAGTGTAGTCAGGAAGAAGCCAAAACCGTTCTACGTACCTATGCAGCTAACTATGCTTCCTTACAGGGAAAAGCTACTGAACTCATTCTCGTTAGAAAAATGGGCATGTCAATCTGTTTATTCACAATGTCCCCTGACGAAATATATTGGGAAGAGCATGCTCGAATTGTTGCACGTCTTTCGCTTCCCGTTTTACTCGAAAATTTAAAACAAAAATGGGACATACTCAAGGAGGAGTTGTAA
- a CDS encoding polymer-forming cytoskeletal protein, which yields MVKREPDDLVINGSMKVPGGTFHSVKIAGSAKITTDLVCREFSCAGHATVDGDVESETFVVRGNSSIHGNVESQIMKISGNTKVNGQIKGQEINIDGSILVEGSCHGEEMRVRGYTKIAGDCEAESFQTYGCFQIDGLLNAGRIYIQPSGECRAKEIGGEHIEVRRKGSFLPSLLRPFFTNCLTTHIIEGDDIYLEDTKATIVRGNHITLGPGCEIQLVEYKTSLICDDKATVKEKVQQQ from the coding sequence ATGGTAAAAAGAGAACCAGATGATCTCGTAATCAATGGATCTATGAAAGTGCCTGGAGGAACATTTCATTCCGTCAAAATAGCAGGTAGTGCAAAAATAACGACTGATCTTGTATGTAGGGAATTTTCTTGCGCAGGGCACGCCACTGTGGATGGAGATGTAGAGTCCGAAACCTTCGTCGTACGAGGTAACTCCTCTATTCATGGAAACGTTGAAAGCCAAATCATGAAAATTAGTGGAAATACAAAAGTAAATGGTCAGATTAAAGGTCAAGAAATTAACATTGATGGTAGCATTCTCGTGGAAGGCTCTTGCCATGGGGAAGAGATGAGAGTACGTGGTTATACTAAAATTGCTGGTGATTGTGAAGCGGAGTCTTTTCAGACATATGGTTGCTTTCAAATCGACGGATTACTGAACGCTGGACGAATTTATATTCAACCAAGTGGTGAATGCAGAGCAAAGGAAATAGGTGGAGAGCATATTGAAGTAAGACGAAAAGGCTCCTTCCTCCCTTCCCTACTTCGCCCGTTTTTTACCAACTGCCTAACTACGCATATTATTGAAGGTGACGATATTTATCTTGAAGATACCAAAGCAACCATTGTCCGAGGCAATCATATCACCTTGGGTCCTGGATGCGAAATTCAGCTAGTAGAATATAAAACTAGCCTTATTTGCGACGATAAAGCAACCGTGAAGGAAAAGGTACAACAACAATAA
- a CDS encoding RNA ligase family protein, protein MNPIIPFEPTICESIPQGSEWIAQIKWDGVRILTYFDGQQVQLFNRRNNERTWHYPEITNIATYCSASSIILDGEVISLGSTGKPSFHEVMRRDGIRRLEKVPHVQSQVPITYMIFDILFVNGDWVNHLPLRDRLELLQQWIEPTEHIQLVTSHPDGQALYKVVQQHQLEGVVLKDLTSSYLINGKDKRWQKKKYYRDLLAVVGGVTFRDQVVNSLLLGLYTPDGHLNYIGHAGTGKLTNADWLALTQFIKPLIQKQMPFINRPVRYKDASWIAPELTVKVHFAEWTDGLTLRQPSIQAFVEVPPQSCQFDL, encoded by the coding sequence ATGAACCCAATCATTCCGTTTGAACCAACCATTTGTGAAAGCATTCCTCAAGGCTCTGAATGGATAGCCCAGATTAAATGGGACGGTGTTCGCATCTTAACTTATTTTGACGGTCAACAGGTGCAGCTTTTTAACAGAAGAAATAATGAAAGAACCTGGCACTATCCTGAAATCACAAATATCGCTACGTATTGTTCAGCCAGTTCCATTATTCTAGACGGTGAAGTAATTTCCCTTGGTTCTACAGGAAAGCCATCCTTTCATGAAGTAATGCGTAGAGACGGAATTCGTCGTCTTGAAAAAGTACCTCATGTACAATCCCAGGTGCCCATTACTTATATGATCTTTGATATCCTATTTGTTAATGGGGACTGGGTCAATCACCTCCCCCTCCGCGATCGGCTAGAACTGTTACAACAGTGGATCGAGCCTACCGAACATATTCAACTCGTAACCAGCCATCCCGACGGACAGGCGCTGTATAAGGTCGTGCAACAGCATCAACTAGAAGGGGTTGTATTAAAAGATCTAACGAGTAGCTACCTCATCAATGGAAAAGATAAGCGTTGGCAAAAGAAAAAATATTACCGTGACCTACTTGCAGTTGTCGGCGGTGTTACGTTTCGCGATCAAGTAGTCAACTCCCTTCTTCTAGGTCTCTACACACCTGATGGTCACTTGAACTATATTGGTCATGCTGGTACAGGAAAACTGACAAACGCTGATTGGCTAGCATTAACACAATTTATCAAGCCACTCATTCAAAAACAAATGCCTTTCATAAATCGCCCTGTTCGCTATAAAGATGCTAGTTGGATTGCACCTGAACTAACTGTAAAAGTTCATTTTGCTGAGTGGACAGACGGTTTAACATTACGACAACCAAGTATTCAAGCCTTTGTCGAAGTACCTCCCCAGTCATGTCAGTTTGATTTATGA
- a CDS encoding PLP-dependent aminotransferase family protein, translating to MFPTKKKMQQKKPMYQRLYEAIKTEIENNRLVSGSKLLSIRQMAQEWQVSRNTVEAAYHQLLDEGYVKSKEKSGYYVEDLLADGWAKDVTLEVVDHSARLVDEPDDVVAPARYDFVYGKVDGNVFPLKQWRACMQEAMQFELDRTDAYGEYQGESPLREALVTYVYQARGIRCGAEQIFIGSGTQQLLSLLCQTVFRDKSVVAMEDPGYDRVRHVFHSHEMSVLPIQLDEDGIRLDQLMASKADIAYVTPSHQYPYGMVMSIVRRLQLIAWANETGAYLIEDDYDGEFRYGTKPIPALKALDNNERIIYFGTASKVLLPSLRISYMILPQSLVTQYQEIWKKYLQTAPRVIQYALALFLQKGEWTRHIRRMRNLYAKKHRILLQTLTKTMGEHIEIIGSEAGLHILIRIHTTYTEDELIQRARKQDCQVYSIKQYYQHGGQRKNSETSEYPVLLLGFGAIPIEEITPGIEALYKAWWGSESYTSEPS from the coding sequence GTGTTTCCTACCAAGAAAAAGATGCAACAAAAAAAGCCAATGTATCAGCGGTTATATGAAGCCATTAAAACTGAGATTGAAAATAATAGGTTAGTGTCCGGGAGTAAACTTTTATCAATTAGACAGATGGCCCAAGAGTGGCAGGTGAGTCGAAATACAGTAGAGGCAGCTTATCATCAATTACTTGACGAAGGCTACGTGAAAAGCAAAGAGAAAAGCGGCTATTATGTGGAAGATTTATTGGCTGATGGGTGGGCCAAGGATGTGACACTGGAAGTAGTGGATCATTCCGCAAGGTTGGTGGATGAGCCAGATGATGTAGTAGCCCCTGCTCGATATGATTTTGTATATGGTAAGGTGGATGGAAATGTATTTCCATTAAAACAATGGAGAGCCTGCATGCAGGAAGCGATGCAATTCGAATTAGATCGAACGGATGCATATGGTGAATATCAAGGCGAATCTCCGTTGCGGGAGGCATTAGTTACGTATGTATATCAGGCCAGAGGTATTAGATGTGGAGCAGAGCAAATTTTTATCGGATCAGGAACGCAACAGCTATTAAGCTTATTATGCCAGACTGTCTTTCGTGATAAATCTGTCGTAGCGATGGAAGATCCAGGGTATGATCGGGTGCGTCATGTATTTCATTCACATGAAATGTCAGTACTACCGATTCAGTTGGATGAGGATGGTATTCGCTTAGATCAATTGATGGCAAGTAAGGCTGATATTGCCTACGTCACTCCATCTCATCAATACCCCTATGGGATGGTCATGTCTATTGTGCGACGACTGCAATTAATTGCTTGGGCAAACGAAACGGGGGCTTATCTGATTGAAGATGATTACGACGGAGAATTTCGTTATGGCACGAAGCCTATCCCAGCCTTGAAAGCGTTAGATAACAATGAGCGGATCATTTATTTTGGCACAGCCTCTAAGGTGTTATTGCCATCCCTGCGAATTAGTTACATGATCTTACCTCAAAGCTTGGTTACCCAGTACCAGGAGATATGGAAAAAGTATCTACAGACTGCTCCAAGAGTGATTCAATATGCACTTGCCTTGTTCCTACAAAAAGGGGAGTGGACTCGGCACATCAGACGTATGCGAAATCTGTATGCAAAAAAGCATCGCATTTTGCTTCAAACGCTAACGAAAACAATGGGGGAGCATATCGAAATTATCGGGAGTGAAGCTGGTTTACATATCTTGATTCGCATCCATACAACTTATACAGAGGATGAATTGATTCAACGGGCTAGGAAACAGGACTGTCAGGTCTATTCCATCAAGCAGTATTATCAACATGGGGGACAACGAAAAAACTCAGAAACATCTGAGTACCCTGTACTTCTGTTAGGCTTTGGTGCCATTCCAATCGAAGAGATAACACCAGGAATAGAAGCACTATATAAAGCTTGGTGGGGAAGTGAATCATACACCAGCGAGCCATCATAA
- a CDS encoding pyridoxamine 5'-phosphate oxidase family protein, with the protein MSYPLRRSLQEVHDQQTITHFLETTPIGHVGFSLHDEPYVIPVNFVWTNGCIYFHGSMEGRKNTLMAKNPRVCFTVSHERGTLSDPIPAHVDTAYFSVLVFGQIELITDPKEATGVLQVMLDKYVPGYFDRSLSEAHVTQYRSPLGSAVGVFKIVPTHISAKENPLKEHKLFYPGKKVTDDVKKSQKNREE; encoded by the coding sequence ATGTCCTATCCATTAAGAAGATCGCTACAAGAAGTTCATGATCAGCAAACAATTACGCATTTTTTAGAAACCACTCCTATCGGTCACGTAGGCTTTTCCCTTCATGACGAACCATACGTAATTCCTGTCAATTTTGTCTGGACAAATGGTTGTATTTATTTTCATGGATCAATGGAAGGGCGAAAAAATACGTTGATGGCTAAGAATCCCCGGGTTTGTTTTACCGTCAGCCATGAGAGGGGCACTCTATCAGATCCGATCCCCGCTCACGTGGATACCGCTTATTTTAGTGTTCTTGTTTTTGGACAAATCGAACTCATTACCGATCCGAAAGAAGCTACAGGAGTTTTACAAGTTATGCTAGACAAATATGTACCTGGTTATTTTGACCGTTCCCTATCTGAGGCTCACGTCACCCAATATCGCTCTCCTTTGGGCAGTGCGGTTGGCGTGTTTAAAATTGTTCCGACACATATTAGTGCCAAAGAAAACCCACTAAAAGAACATAAACTCTTTTATCCCGGCAAAAAAGTAACGGATGATGTGAAGAAATCACAGAAAAATCGGGAAGAATAA
- the ligD gene encoding non-homologous end-joining DNA ligase: MAIATTEYRIDIEGKELVITNPNKPLWPKAGVTKLIYLQYLIQMAPYLLPYTTDRFLTVIRYPHGVEDKSFYQKNLPDYAPDWILRAVDGSITYALLNDTATLIWMANQAVLEWHIAFHTYQQEWPTELVFDLDPSTPDFTDAIEASLYVKEILDELQLNSYPKTSGASGIQIYIPIQPGYAFEQTRKVGEFICNYLTQKYPQKLTIERLTKNRGTKLYLDYLQHWRGKTLPAPYTTRAKELATVSAPLSWSEIESVHPSDFTIHTMPKRVKQKGDLFLPLQQQENRSSLAHILDILK; the protein is encoded by the coding sequence TTGGCGATTGCTACAACAGAGTATCGTATAGACATCGAAGGAAAAGAGCTAGTTATCACAAATCCAAATAAGCCTCTATGGCCTAAAGCCGGTGTAACCAAACTCATTTATTTACAATATCTCATACAAATGGCGCCTTATTTGCTTCCTTATACAACTGATCGGTTTTTAACTGTGATCCGCTACCCACATGGGGTCGAGGATAAATCCTTTTATCAAAAAAATCTTCCAGACTATGCACCAGATTGGATTTTACGTGCTGTGGATGGCTCCATCACCTATGCATTGTTAAATGATACAGCCACCCTAATCTGGATGGCCAATCAAGCTGTGTTAGAATGGCATATTGCATTTCATACCTACCAACAGGAGTGGCCTACCGAGTTAGTTTTTGATCTCGACCCATCCACTCCCGATTTTACAGATGCAATAGAGGCTAGCCTGTATGTAAAAGAAATACTTGATGAGTTACAGCTCAACAGCTATCCCAAAACATCGGGGGCAAGTGGTATTCAAATCTACATTCCTATTCAGCCAGGCTATGCTTTTGAACAGACTCGAAAGGTAGGAGAATTTATTTGTAACTATCTAACGCAAAAGTATCCTCAAAAACTAACAATTGAACGTCTCACGAAGAATCGAGGAACGAAGTTATATCTCGATTACTTACAGCATTGGCGTGGAAAAACATTACCCGCTCCCTACACGACTAGAGCCAAGGAGCTAGCAACGGTCTCTGCCCCTTTAAGCTGGTCAGAAATAGAGAGTGTACACCCCAGTGATTTTACCATCCATACAATGCCTAAACGTGTCAAGCAAAAAGGAGATTTATTCCTTCCTCTGCAACAGCAAGAAAATCGATCCTCTCTAGCACATATTTTAGATATTTTAAAGTAA
- the lgt gene encoding prolipoprotein diacylglyceryl transferase, which translates to MYDPIAFSIGSLDVHWYGLIMGTAFLLGTYLARYNAKRSGIDPDHILNMVVWIIPAAIICARLYYVAFEWNTYKDNLLDIFKVWNGGLAIHGGLIGGFIAGALYIRKYNLPFLTLADAMMPSVILGQAIGRWGNFMNQEAHGDVASAAFMSNFPAFIREQMFIEGQYYHPTFLYESLWNLLVLALLLLMLYQFKKFDGQILGSYLILYSFGRFFIEGMRTDSLYLGPLRIAQIMSLALMVVGLIVLVYCYRRQKKIGSKQKDSM; encoded by the coding sequence TTGTATGATCCGATTGCCTTTTCCATCGGAAGCTTAGATGTCCATTGGTATGGACTTATTATGGGAACTGCTTTTTTACTAGGAACATATCTCGCGCGTTATAATGCCAAGCGCTCTGGTATAGATCCCGATCACATTTTAAACATGGTGGTCTGGATTATTCCTGCCGCTATCATCTGTGCTCGTCTTTATTATGTAGCCTTTGAGTGGAATACGTATAAAGATAACTTGCTCGATATCTTTAAGGTATGGAATGGTGGTCTGGCAATCCACGGAGGATTAATTGGCGGATTTATCGCCGGTGCTCTGTATATAAGAAAATACAATCTGCCTTTCCTTACATTAGCAGATGCTATGATGCCAAGTGTTATCTTGGGTCAAGCCATCGGTCGTTGGGGTAACTTTATGAATCAGGAAGCTCATGGCGATGTCGCTTCTGCCGCATTCATGTCTAACTTCCCGGCCTTTATTCGCGAACAAATGTTCATTGAAGGTCAATACTACCACCCTACTTTCTTGTATGAATCCTTGTGGAATCTGCTTGTGCTAGCTCTACTGTTATTGATGCTGTATCAGTTCAAAAAATTTGATGGTCAAATTTTAGGTAGCTACCTCATTTTATATTCATTTGGCCGTTTCTTTATTGAAGGAATGCGTACAGACTCTTTGTATCTCGGACCTTTGCGTATTGCTCAAATAATGAGCCTAGCCCTGATGGTTGTAGGTCTAATTGTACTGGTTTACTGCTATCGTAGACAAAAAAAGATTGGCTCCAAGCAAAAAGATAGTATGTAG
- a CDS encoding inorganic phosphate transporter, producing MLNLSPELIILILVVIMALSFDFINGFHDTANAIATSVSTRALSPRTAILMAAIFNLVGALTYTGVAKTIGSDIANPFELQNGLVVVLAALVAAILWNLITWFGIPSSSSHALIGGIAGAVVGAEGFSAVNYGGFIKIIQGLIFSPLIAFVIGFIVIKLVSKIVANMPYHKTNRGFRYLQVLSASWQAFSHGANDAQKTMGIITFAMVSGGFATTTDIPLWVKVSAALAMAFGTSVGGWRIIKTLGGKIMKIKPISGFSADISSAFIITLFTILKLPVSTTHVISSAIMGVGASQKFSAVKWGVAGRIVFTWVITLPIVALLAAISYRVLDVFL from the coding sequence ATGCTTAATCTGTCGCCAGAATTAATCATCCTGATTCTTGTGGTGATTATGGCTTTAAGCTTTGACTTTATCAATGGATTTCACGATACAGCCAATGCAATTGCTACCTCGGTGTCAACTCGTGCACTAAGCCCGCGTACGGCCATTCTTATGGCTGCTATCTTTAACTTGGTCGGTGCACTTACTTATACAGGTGTTGCCAAAACGATTGGTAGCGATATTGCTAATCCATTTGAATTGCAAAATGGTTTAGTCGTAGTACTTGCTGCATTGGTCGCTGCGATTCTTTGGAACCTGATTACTTGGTTTGGGATTCCGAGCTCTTCATCGCATGCGTTAATCGGCGGAATTGCGGGTGCGGTTGTAGGAGCTGAAGGCTTTAGTGCGGTTAATTATGGTGGCTTTATAAAAATCATTCAGGGCTTGATTTTTTCCCCGCTTATTGCCTTTGTGATTGGATTTATTGTTATTAAGCTCGTTTCCAAAATCGTTGCTAACATGCCTTATCACAAGACTAATAGAGGCTTCCGTTATTTACAGGTGCTGTCTGCTTCTTGGCAAGCATTTAGCCATGGTGCGAATGATGCACAGAAGACGATGGGGATCATCACTTTTGCAATGGTTTCTGGTGGATTTGCTACAACAACAGATATTCCTCTATGGGTTAAGGTATCCGCCGCTCTTGCAATGGCATTTGGTACTTCTGTTGGTGGATGGAGAATTATCAAAACGCTAGGTGGAAAGATTATGAAGATCAAGCCGATTTCCGGTTTTTCTGCTGATATTTCCTCTGCGTTTATCATTACTCTATTTACGATCCTGAAATTGCCGGTTAGTACCACTCATGTTATTTCCTCCGCTATTATGGGGGTGGGTGCCTCGCAGAAATTCTCTGCTGTTAAGTGGGGGGTTGCGGGACGTATCGTCTTCACGTGGGTGATTACACTTCCAATAGTAGCTCTATTAGCTGCCATCAGCTATCGTGTTCTTGATGTATTTCTATAA